In Deltaproteobacteria bacterium PRO3, the genomic window AGCCGAGCCTCGAGGAGGCGGGGCCGGCGGCGAAAAAAGAAAAGCCCGCCGCGGCGGTGGCTGCCCCCGAGCCCCAGCCTGCGCAGGAACCGAGCCCGCAGCTCCGGCAGGCCCTCGCGGCCTTGGCGGAGCTGGAAAAACTCCCCGGTGAAAATTCCAAACAGGTCCGACAGGCTTTGACGAAGCTGCGCGCCGAATTACGGCTTCTCTCGAAGCCGGAATTGGAAATCGCCGTGGACGCCATCGCCGGCAAACTCGAGACCTTGCTTTGGCTGAGCGAGCCGGCCGAATCCTTCTTCCGCCAAGAGTTGCCGCATTGGCCGGTCTTCCTGCGTCTTCGCTTCGCCGTCGCGCTCAGCGCCTATCTCGCCGACCCCGCGCCGCCGCGCCGCGCACAGAGCTTTGGGATGTTTCGTGAAATCGTCCCGCGCTTGGAGACCTGGGAGCTGCAAGAATTGCAGGCCGCCTTGGAGAAAAAATTTCCCCGCGGCAGCCTGACTCCCGACCGCCGCATGATGGTCGACCAGGTCCGCATCCTGATCCGCGACGCCTTGGGTCCGCGGGGCGGCTCCCTTCCGCCCGCGACTCCGCTGGCCTTGCTGCTCGGGGCGGCGACCTTGCTGGACCCCGGGAAGGCGGAGGCCGCGACGGGGGATTTTCTGATGAGCGTCGCCAACGCCTCGCGGGCGGTGCCGCCGCTGGGCGCGGCCTTGCTGGCCGGGGCCGTCACCTTCGTCTTGCGCAGCCGCGCGGCGCGGCGTCTCGGCAACGAGGCCCTCGCCCTGGGCAGCGCCTTCCTGTCGCGGCTCAGCGGAGGGAAGACCCCCATCGTCCTCGCGCGCGAGGGGGCGCATCCTTATGAGCTCCACCTGCCGGATCTCTCCCATTGGCTGCGCAAGGGCGCCGAGGCGGTGATCGCCAAACGCGAAGGACGGGAGATGTCCCTCAAGACCTCCTGGCTGAGCGCGCGCCTGCCCGCCTACGAGAACCTGCCGCCGGGGACCCTGCGCCTGAACTTCCGGATCGAGGAGGGCGACCGGCAGGGCATCGCGGTGGTGTATCTGGAAAAGGACGCGTTGCACCTGCAAAACCTGGAGACCGACCGGATGCGGCCCGGCGCCGGGACCCTGCTGATCGATTGGCTGGCGACGCAAGCGGCGCTGCGCGGGCTGCGCTTTCACCTTCGCGACACGCACAACCCGCAGATTTTCCGGATCTTGAATCGCGAGCGGATTTTCGCGCCGGGGACCGCGTGGGCGGAAGGGTTTTTCCACGACCCTTTAACCGCGGAGAAGATCCGGGTCGCAGGGCCGGTCGAGGATCCCCTCTTCGCGGAAGAGCGCCAAGCCGCAGCCTTTCACATTACGGGGATCCTAAACCCAATGCGCCTGCCCTTTTACTTGCGTCGGCGCGAGGGCGCCGACGCCTTGGCGCTACCCAAGGGTCGTCAATAGGCAAGTCCCGTCCCCGATTACGTTGAGGCCGTTTTCCTCCGCCATGCGGATGGCCGCGGGGCTCTGCGCCCCCGGCTGCATCCAGATATGGCGGATACCTTTTTGGATCGCCTGGCCGACTACCGCCTCGGTGATCGGCGGCGGGGTGATGATCGAGATGCTGGCGACCTCCGGCGGAAGGTCGAGGACGCTGGCGAAGCAGGAGAATCCTTCGATCTCCCGCTCGCGGGGGTTGACGGGATAAGCCCGATAGCCGTGCTCGAGGTATTTGCGCAGGACGCGGTTGCCGTACTTGTTGCGGTCCCGCGAGGCGCCGACGACGCCGAAGGCCGGGGAGCTCAGGAATTTTTCGATTTGTTCGCGGCGGGCCATGGAAGCATTAGAGCACCCGCTTGACCTACTGTAAACCGCCTTGAACCGCCTTGAGCAGGTCGGCGTTGCGCGGATAGCGCTGGAGGGTCTCGAGGAGCTTTTTGCCCGCGTCGATGGGATTGAGGCCGGCCAAGAAGCCTCGGATCTTCTGCATTGTCGCGTATTCCTCGGGGCTGAGCAGCTTCTCCTCCTTGCGCGTCCCGGAGGCCGGGACGTCGATGGCGGGGAAGATGCGCTGCTCGGCCAGGCGCCGGGAAAGCACGAGTTCCATGTTGCCGGTGCCCTTGAACTCTTGAAAGATATACTCGTCCATCTGGCTGCCCGTGTTGATCAGCGCTGTGGCGAGGATGGTGATCGAGCCGCCTTCCTCGAGCTTGCGCGCGGCGCCGAAGAAACGGCGCGGGACCTCGAGGGCGTTGGCGTCGACGCCTCCGCTCAAGGTCTTGCCGCTGCGGGCTTCGCGGTTGTGCACCCGCGCCAGGCGGGTCAGCGAATCGACGACGATGACGACGTCCTTGCTCTCGTTGGCCAGGGCCACCGCGTCTTCCAGCAGGGTATTCGCGGTCTGGATGTGGTGATCGGTGTCGTGGTCGGAGGAGGAGGCGCGGATCTCGGCGGGGACCGAGCGCTTGAAGTCGGTGACTTCCTCGGGCCGCTCCTCGACCAGGAGGGCGAAGAGCTTGACCTCGGGGTTGTTCTTCGCGATCGCGTTGCAGAGGTCTTGCAGCAGGGTGGTCTTGCCCGCCTTCGGCGGGGCGACGATCAGGCCGCGCTGGCCCTTGCCGATGGGGCAGACCAGGTCGAAGACGCGCATCGACAGCGGGCCGCCCTCGGTCTCGAGGCGCAGGCGTTCGAAGGGATCGATCGAGGTCTTCGCGACGAAGGCCGTGAACGCATCCGATTTTCGTGGATCCGGTCGTCCCATGCGGCCCTGCGGGTGGTGGCGCTGCGGAGGGCCGGAGTGCCGGCGGTCCGGACGACCGCCGCGGGAATAGCGTTGATGTCTCATAGATTAGGCTGGGGGAGATAAAGCACTTTCCACCCCCGACGTCCAAGGAATTTTGGAGACTTTTTAGACCAAAATAAGTACCTTTCCGTCCTCCTACCTACCGAATGGTCCCACGTTTCGGGACGCTTGAAAAGCTGGAGGACCCATGCCTCGACCGATTTCCCGCATTTTCTTGGCGTTCTTCGCCATCCTGCTCTTTTGTGCAAAATCCCAAGCCGCCCCGATGAGCCCCGATCAGGTGCCCGAAACCCTGCGTCCCTGGATCGCCTGGGCCCTCCACGATCACGAGGAACAAGGCTGCCCCTTCCTCAACGCCTCCGGTGATTCGCGCGTCTGCGGCTGGGCCGGGCGCCTCGATCTGAGCATCGACGAGAAGCAGGGTGCCTTCAGCCAGTCATGGCTTTTATATAAGGATGACTGGGTGCCCCTCCCCGGCGACGAGAAGCGCTGGCCCCAAGGCCTGCGCGTCGACGGCCAACCCGCCGCAGTTGTCCTGCGCGGCGAGGTCCCGAGCGTCTTTTTGAAAAAGGGCCCCCACAGCCTCACCGGCTCCTACGTCTGGGACGCCATCCCCGAAAGCTTTCAAATCCCCCCCGCGGTGGGCCTGCTGAAGCTCAGCGTGAAGGGGGCCCCGGTCGACTTCCCGCAATGGGACGAACAGGGCTTGTTATGGTTGGAGAAAGACTCCGCGCAAGAGGGCGGGGAAGAGCGCCTCGACGTCCGCGTCAACCGGCTCGTCGACGACGACATCCCGCTCTACCTGGTGACCCGCATCACGCTCGAGGCCGCGGGCAAGGCCCGCGAGGCGGTCCTGGGGAAGCTGCTCCCCGACGGCTTCAAGCTGGTCTCCATCGACTCGCCCATCCCGGCGCGGGTCGAGCCGGACGGCAGCCTCAAGGTCCAGGTGCGGGCGGGCACCTGGGATCTCACCATCAAGGCGCGGCACCTGGGTCCGGTTTCCGACTTAACCCTGCCTCAGGCGGAGCCTCCCTTGGCCCCCGAGGAGGTTTGGGTCTTCAAGGCCCATAACAACCTGCGCCTGGTTTCGGTCGAGGGGCTCCCTTCCATTGACCCGCAGCAGACGACCTTGCCCGCCGACTGGAAACAGCTTCCCGCCTACCGCATCCGTCCCGGCGAGACGATGAAGTTGGTGGAGCGCCGCCGCGGCGACGCCGACCCCGCGCCCGACCAGCTCACCTTGTATCGCCGGCTTTGGCTAGATTTTGACGGGACGGGTTACACGATCCAGGACGCCCTCTCCGGCACGATGAACCGCAGCTATCGCCTCGAGATGAATCCCCCCGTGCAGCTGGGCCGCGTCTCGGTGGACGGGCAGGACCAATTCATCACCGCGCTCGCCGGCGACAAGCGCGCCGGCGTCGAGATCCGCCAGGGGCAGCTGCAGGTCAGCGCCGACAGCCGCCTGCCGGACCTGACCCGCAGGATCCCGGCGATCGGCTGGAACAACGATTTTCAAAAGGTGAGCGGCGAGCTGAACCTGCCGCCGGGTTGGACGCTCTTGGCCGCCACCGGCGCCGACGAGGTGCCGGGTACCTGGATCTCCGACTGGAACCTGCTCAACATCTTCATGGTCCTGATCCTGTTCCTGATCTTCGCCAAGCTCTGGGGGAAATGGTGGGGGCTCTTGGCCCTCTTTGCCCTCGCGCTCACCTATACCGAGCGCGACGCCCCGCAATGGGTGTGGCTGGCCCTGCTTGGTGGTTGCGCGCTGCTGCGCTTGCTCAAGCCCGGGAAGCTTCGCAGCTTGGTCCGCGTCTACGTCGGCATCACCTTGGTGGTCTTGGTGGCGATCGCCGTGCCCTTCATGGTGCAGCAGCTGCGCCAGGCGATGTACCCGGTGCTGGAGCACTCCTACGCCTATCTGGACGCCGAGGGCGGCAACGCCCTCTATCCCTCGGGACGGGGCAAAGGTTTCACCTTGGGCGGTGCCCCCGCGCCGCAGGCGGTGCAAACGGAGGCCTACGCTCCGCCTCCGCCGCCCGCCGAGGCCGTGCAGGAACAGCTCGCGGCCGACGAGGCCACCCAGCCCTCCACGGTCCTGCGCTCGAAGCTGAAGCGCGAAGAGCCCCAGCGGCAGATGGTGGTGGCCGGCAAGGCCTCGGGGAAATTCGGTTACTACGACCAAAAGACCCAGGAAAACTTATTGCAGCAGCGCCCGGGCACCAAGGTGCAGACCGGCCCGGGACTGCCGACCTGGAGCTGGAACCGCTTCGAGCTGCGCTGGAACGGACCGGTCGAGAAGAGCCAAGAGTTGATCTTGTTCTTGGTGCCGCCGGCGATCAACTTCCTCCTCGCGGTCTTGCGCGTCGTGCTGCTCGCGCTCTTGGTGCTTTGCGTCTTGGGCTTGCCGG contains:
- a CDS encoding CoA-binding protein, which produces MARREQIEKFLSSPAFGVVGASRDRNKYGNRVLRKYLEHGYRAYPVNPREREIEGFSCFASVLDLPPEVASISIITPPPITEAVVGQAIQKGIRHIWMQPGAQSPAAIRMAEENGLNVIGDGTCLLTTLG
- a CDS encoding transcription termination factor Rho, with protein sequence MGRPDPRKSDAFTAFVAKTSIDPFERLRLETEGGPLSMRVFDLVCPIGKGQRGLIVAPPKAGKTTLLQDLCNAIAKNNPEVKLFALLVEERPEEVTDFKRSVPAEIRASSSDHDTDHHIQTANTLLEDAVALANESKDVVIVVDSLTRLARVHNREARSGKTLSGGVDANALEVPRRFFGAARKLEEGGSITILATALINTGSQMDEYIFQEFKGTGNMELVLSRRLAEQRIFPAIDVPASGTRKEEKLLSPEEYATMQKIRGFLAGLNPIDAGKKLLETLQRYPRNADLLKAVQGGLQ